A DNA window from Thiopseudomonas alkaliphila contains the following coding sequences:
- the nrdB gene encoding class Ia ribonucleoside-diphosphate reductase subunit beta → MPYSTFCQKDSNPLEQPMFFGDNVNVARYDQQRYPIFEALIEKQLSFFWRPEEVDVSQDRSDYRNLPEHEKHIFISNLKYQTLLDSIQGRSPNVAFLPLVSIPELETWIETWSFSETIHSRSYTHIIRNIVNDPAEIFDNIVNNENIIERAGDISKYYDDLIQSSLNYIRGDRSGLREIKKKLYLCMMSVNILEAIRFYVSFACSFAFAERRLMEGNAKIIRLIARDEALHLTGTQHILNIMQSGQDDPEFAEIAKECEAECIEMFRHAAEQEKNWAKYLFKDGSMIGLNYDILSQYVEYITNLRMNAVGLKPIFDGKSQNPIPWINAWLVSDNVQVAPQEVEVSSYLVGQIDSEVSVEDLGDFEL, encoded by the coding sequence ATGCCCTACAGTACTTTTTGCCAAAAAGACTCTAATCCCTTAGAGCAACCGATGTTTTTCGGTGACAACGTCAACGTGGCGCGTTATGACCAGCAGCGCTACCCAATTTTTGAGGCGCTGATTGAAAAGCAGCTGTCGTTTTTCTGGCGCCCAGAAGAAGTTGACGTGTCTCAAGACCGCTCGGACTATCGCAACCTACCCGAGCACGAAAAGCACATTTTTATCAGTAACCTAAAATACCAAACGCTGCTGGACTCAATTCAAGGTCGCAGCCCAAACGTAGCGTTCTTGCCGCTGGTGTCTATTCCTGAGCTAGAGACCTGGATTGAAACCTGGTCCTTCAGTGAAACGATTCATTCACGCAGCTATACCCACATTATCCGCAATATTGTCAATGATCCGGCGGAGATTTTTGACAACATCGTTAATAATGAAAATATCATTGAGCGCGCTGGCGATATTTCTAAATACTATGATGACTTAATTCAAAGTAGTCTGAACTATATTCGTGGCGACCGCTCAGGGCTGCGCGAAATTAAAAAGAAACTGTACCTGTGCATGATGAGCGTAAATATCTTAGAAGCGATTCGCTTTTATGTTTCCTTTGCTTGCTCATTCGCCTTTGCCGAACGCCGCCTGATGGAAGGCAATGCCAAGATTATTCGTTTAATTGCCCGTGACGAAGCTCTGCATTTAACCGGAACGCAACATATCCTTAATATTATGCAGTCAGGGCAAGACGATCCGGAATTTGCCGAGATCGCCAAAGAATGCGAAGCAGAATGCATTGAGATGTTTCGTCATGCCGCTGAGCAAGAAAAGAATTGGGCTAAATACTTATTCAAAGACGGCTCAATGATTGGCTTGAACTACGATATTTTGAGTCAGTACGTTGAATACATCACCAACCTGCGCATGAACGCGGTCGGCCTTAAACCAATTTTTGATGGCAAGTCGCAAAACCCCATCCCTTGGATTAATGCCTGGCTTGTGTCAGACAACGTACAGGTAGCACCGCAAGAGGTTGAAGTGTCATCCTATCTTGTGGGGCAGATTGACTCTGAAGTATCGGTCGAAGATCTCGGCGATTTTGAGTTATAA
- a CDS encoding NAD(P)H-quinone oxidoreductase, which produces MKALQATDGHPCLVNCEKPVLQTGQVLIKVAAAGLNRADLLQVAGLYPPPPGASEVLGLECAGVIVDAGDSSRWQLGDEVCALLTGGGMAEYVAVDERLVLPVPQGLSLIEAAAVPEVYSTAWLNVFQLGQARAGEKVLLHAGASGVGSAAIQLCRAFGLQVYVSVGSAERLAYCKDLGAVDGVVRHDGVEGLAEFAPFDVILDPVGASYAQQNLKWLALDGRWVNIGLMGGRRVELDLAQLLGKRIQLIGSTLRTRDDAFKAKLLAELEQQVWPLFAQQQLNPQLSRQYSICDAKQAFAELAGNQVNGKLVLVFD; this is translated from the coding sequence ATGAAAGCATTGCAAGCAACTGATGGCCATCCTTGTCTTGTTAACTGTGAAAAACCAGTACTGCAAACAGGGCAGGTATTAATCAAAGTAGCGGCTGCCGGCTTAAATCGTGCCGATTTGCTCCAGGTCGCCGGCTTATATCCACCACCGCCCGGGGCTAGCGAAGTGCTGGGCTTAGAGTGTGCTGGAGTTATTGTGGATGCCGGTGATAGCAGCCGCTGGCAGCTGGGTGATGAAGTGTGTGCGCTCTTAACTGGTGGCGGCATGGCGGAGTATGTTGCAGTAGATGAGCGACTGGTATTGCCGGTGCCACAAGGGCTGAGTTTAATTGAGGCCGCAGCAGTGCCAGAGGTATACAGCACGGCTTGGTTAAATGTGTTTCAACTGGGGCAAGCCCGCGCGGGAGAGAAGGTGCTCTTGCATGCTGGTGCCAGTGGTGTAGGCTCAGCAGCCATTCAGCTGTGCCGTGCCTTTGGCTTACAGGTCTATGTGAGTGTAGGCTCGGCGGAACGTTTAGCTTACTGTAAAGATTTAGGCGCGGTAGACGGCGTGGTGCGCCATGATGGCGTCGAGGGCTTAGCTGAGTTTGCACCCTTTGATGTGATTTTAGATCCAGTAGGCGCCAGCTATGCTCAGCAAAATCTGAAGTGGTTAGCGCTTGATGGGCGCTGGGTCAATATTGGTTTAATGGGGGGACGTCGGGTTGAATTGGATTTGGCGCAGTTATTGGGTAAGCGCATTCAATTAATTGGCTCAACCTTAAGAACCCGGGATGATGCATTTAAAGCTAAACTGTTGGCAGAGTTAGAGCAGCAAGTCTGGCCTTTATTTGCTCAGCAGCAGTTAAATCCACAGCTGAGTCGGCAGTATTCAATCTGTGATGCGAAACAGGCATTTGCCGAATTAGCCGGTAATCAGGTGAATGGTAAGTTAGTTTTGGTGTTTGATTAA
- a CDS encoding DUF924 family protein, producing the protein MNPAAQAVLSFWLDPAHQPFWFAKSETFDQTIAQHFSATLKQAASGELAHWRNTAEGRVAEIIVLDQFSRNLHRNSPQAFSQDAMALALAQELLIQPEFNSLPQVLRRFALMPFMHSESALIHQQAVQLFTELGDPHTLDFELRHKEIIDRFGRYPHRNETLGRLSTDEELAFLTEEGSSF; encoded by the coding sequence ATGAACCCTGCTGCACAAGCTGTGTTATCTTTTTGGCTAGATCCTGCTCACCAGCCATTTTGGTTTGCCAAATCAGAAACCTTCGATCAAACCATCGCCCAACACTTTTCCGCCACGTTAAAGCAAGCCGCTAGCGGTGAGCTGGCTCATTGGCGCAATACCGCTGAAGGTCGCGTGGCAGAAATTATTGTACTGGATCAGTTTTCCCGTAACTTACATCGCAACAGTCCACAAGCCTTTAGCCAAGACGCGATGGCTCTTGCCTTAGCCCAAGAGTTACTCATTCAGCCAGAGTTTAACTCTCTACCGCAAGTGCTAAGACGCTTTGCGCTCATGCCTTTTATGCATTCAGAGTCAGCACTGATTCACCAACAAGCAGTGCAACTATTTACCGAACTAGGTGATCCGCACACGCTCGATTTCGAGCTTCGTCATAAAGAAATCATTGATCGATTTGGCCGCTACCCACATCGCAATGAAACCTTAGGTCGCTTATCCACCGATGAGGAACTCGCCTTCTTAACCGAAGAGGGATCATCCTTTTAA
- the yfaE gene encoding class I ribonucleotide reductase maintenance protein YfaE, with protein MQIITQDMILELDQTEESLLEALERTGHQVEYQCRSGYCGACRVELMAGSVAYEKPPLAFVKADEILPCCCRVLEPLKINVNLRSKKAG; from the coding sequence ATGCAAATTATTACCCAAGACATGATCTTAGAGTTAGATCAAACTGAAGAAAGCCTCCTTGAAGCCCTTGAGCGCACCGGCCACCAAGTAGAATATCAATGCCGTAGTGGCTACTGCGGTGCCTGCCGGGTCGAACTAATGGCCGGCAGTGTGGCCTATGAAAAACCTCCTTTAGCCTTTGTTAAAGCGGATGAGATTTTACCTTGCTGTTGCCGTGTGTTAGAACCTTTAAAAATTAACGTTAACTTACGAAGTAAGAAAGCCGGCTAA
- a CDS encoding tRNA (cytidine(34)-2'-O)-methyltransferase, with protein MFNIILFEPEIPPNTGNIIRLAANSGCQLHLIEPLGFNFDDKQLRRAGMDYSEVAAVQIHPNLAACLASLGETRVFAFSTKANHSYAEVSYRAGDSFIFGPETRGLPQEVRDSLPPEQLVRLPMLANSRSLNLSNSVAIAVYEAWRQLDFAQ; from the coding sequence ATGTTTAACATTATTTTATTTGAGCCTGAAATTCCGCCCAACACTGGCAATATTATTCGTCTAGCCGCTAACAGTGGCTGCCAACTGCACTTGATTGAACCCTTGGGCTTTAACTTTGACGACAAACAATTAAGACGTGCAGGCATGGATTACAGTGAAGTGGCAGCAGTACAAATTCACCCTAACTTAGCGGCTTGTCTAGCGAGCTTAGGCGAAACCCGGGTGTTTGCCTTTAGCACTAAGGCTAACCATTCTTATGCTGAGGTCAGCTATCGTGCAGGTGATAGTTTTATCTTTGGCCCTGAAACCCGTGGACTCCCCCAAGAGGTGCGCGATAGCCTGCCGCCCGAGCAATTAGTGCGTCTACCCATGCTGGCTAATTCGCGCAGTTTAAATCTCTCAAACAGTGTAGCCATTGCCGTCTATGAGGCTTGGCGCCAGCTAGACTTCGCCCAGTAA